Genomic segment of Myxococcus stipitatus:
TCCGCCGCTCACGACGAGCAAGGGCGTGCCCACGAACGCCGTGCTCGGCTTCACGCGCATGGTGCTCAAGGCGCTGCGGGACTTGAAGCCGACCCACGTGGCGCTCGCCTTCGACAAGGAGAGCCGCGCGGAGCGTCAGAAACTCGACCCCAACTACAAGGCGCACCGCGAGGGTCCTCCCGAGGACCTGGTGCCCCAGTTCGGGCTCATCCGCCGCGTGGCGGAGGCGCTCAACCTGCCGGTGCTGGAGATGCCGGGCTGGGAGGCCGACGACGTCATCGGCACGCTCTCCCAGAAGGCCCGGGCGGAAGGCTTCCAGGTCCAGGTCGTCACCGGGGACAAGGACTTCATCCAGATCGTGGATGAGGACGTGCGCCTGTTCGACCCGATGAAGGATGTCCACACCGGGCCCGCCGAGGTGAAGGAGCGGCTGGGCATCGAGCCCCGGCAGATGCGCGACTACCTGGCGCTCATCGGCGACGCGGTGGACAACGTGGCCAAGGTGCCGGGCATCGGCCCGAAGACGGCCACGGAGCTCATCCAACAGTTTGGCGACGTGGACACTTTGCTGTCACGGCTGGAGGAGGTGAAGAAGCCCAAGATTCGCGACGCCATCGCCTCGCACCGCGAGAGCCTGCTCCTCGCCCGGCAGCTCGTGTCCTTCAAGATGGACCTGCCGCTGGACGTCCGCGTGGCGGAGCTGACGCGCAAGGCGCTGGATGCGGCGAAGGCTCGGGAGCTCTTCACCGAGCTGGAGTTCTATGCGCTGCTCAAGGAGCTCCCCGCGCAGGGCGCGTCCGAGTCCGCGTCCGCCGAGCCCGCGAAGGAGAAGCCCGCGCCGCTCGCTACCACCACCGCGCTGGTCACCACCGACGCGGAGCTGAAGGCGCTCGCGGAGGCCGTGCGTGCCGCGGGCTCCGTCAGCGTGATTCCCGCCTACGAGGGGATGCCCTTCGCCGCGAAGCTGGTGGGCGTGGGCCTGGCGCTTCCCGATTCGACGCTCCACTACGTGCCGCTGCGCCACGCGGTGCTCGGGGCGACGCAGGTCCGGCCCGAGGCCTTCACCGCCGCGATGAAGGGCGTGCTGGAGGACCCGGCGGTGAAGAAGGGCGGGCACGACCTCAAGGCCCTCACCCTGGTGCTGGCCAACGAGGGCATCGAGCTGGGCGGGGCCCATGACGACGTGGAGCTCTTGAGCTACCTGCTCAACCCCTCCCGGCGCGAGCACGCGCTGGTGGACCTGGCGCGGGAGCGGCTGGCCTCGGAGCTGCCCGGGCTCCCCCCGGCCGCGGAGGGCAAGCGCGGGAAGAAGGACCGGGCGCTGGCGGACCACTCGCCGGAGGAGCTGGCCTCGGGCTTCGCGGTGCGCGCGGAGGCGGCGCGCCGGTTGGCGCCGGAGCTGTGGAAGGAGCTGGAGGAGGCGAAGCTGGCGCAGCTCGCCCGGGAGCTGGAGCTTCCGCTCCTGCCCGTCCTCGCGCGCATGGAGCGGCGGGGCGTGAGCCTGGACACGCAGGAGCTCGCGCGCATCTCCGTGAAGGTGGACGCGGCCGTCGAGGCGCAGGTGAAGGAGGTCTACAAGCACGCGGGCCGCGAGTTCAACATCGGCTCCAACCCGCAGCTGGTGCAGGTGCTCTTCACGGACCTGAACCTGCCCATCATCAAGCGGGGCAAGACGGGCCCGTCCGCGGACCAGGAGGTGCTGGAGAAGCTGGCCGAGGAGCACCCGCTGCCCAACGCCATCATCGAGTACCGGAGCCTGTCCAAGCTCAAGAGCACCTACCTGGACACGCTGCCCACACTGGTGGCGGCCGACAAGCGCATCCACACGACGTACCACCAGGCGGCCACCGCCACGGGGCGCCTATCGTCCACGGACCCCAACCTCCAGAACATCCCCGTGCGCACGGAGCTGGGCCGCGAGATTCGCCGCGCCTTCGTCGCCGCCGAGGGCCACCAGCTGGTCAGCGCCGACTACAGCCAGGTGGAGCTGCGCCTGCTGGCCCACATCGCGGATGACCCCGTCCTCATCGAGGCCTTCCGGCACGACGAGGACGTGCACAGCCGCACCGCCGCGGAGGTGTTCGGCGTTGCCCCGGACCAGGTGGACCGCGAGCAGCGCCGCGTGGCGAAGATGGTGAACTTCGGCATCGCCTATGGCCTGTCACCGCACGGCCTGTCGACGCGGCTGGGCATCCCGCAGGAGACGGCGCGAGACATCATCGAGCGCTACTTCACGCGCTACGCGGGCATCCGCCGCTACCTGGAGGACACCGTCAACAACGCCCGCAAGACGGGCTACGTGGAGACGCTCTACGGCCGCCGCCGCTACATGGCGGACCTGATGTCGAAGAACCGCGCCGTGGCCCAGGCCGCCGAGCGCGCCGCCATCAACATGCCGATTCAAGGCACGGCCGCGGACCTCATCAAGAAGGCCATGCTGGTGGTGGAGACGGAGCTGCGCGCGAAGGGGCTGCGCACCGTCATGCTGCTGCAGGTGCATGACGAACTGCTGCTCGAGGCGCCCGACGCGGAAGTGGAGCAGGTGAAGGGGCTGGTGGCGGCGGGCATGGCGAACGTGGCCACGCTCAAGGTGCCGCTCAAGGTGGATGTGGGCTCGGGGCGGAGCTGGGCGGACGCGCACTGAGGACAAAAACACGCGGGAGGAGCGCCCACCCCCGTAGGCCCCCTCCCGCGTCCCCACGTGCTGTCCCAACCACTTCACAAACAAAGCCGACCCGTCCGACCGGCGAGTCGCGTGGACCCCCATCCACGCGTCTTGCCAGCGGCTCGCGATGCGCGCTCACCACTCCCCAGTGGGAGCACGCGTCCCCACAAGGCGCACCATGAGGTCCCCACCCCTGGCGCGCTCCCTCCCGCCGGCCTCGGACCCTCCCAGTGTGGAGCGTCAAGCCGGACGGGTCGGCAAACCCGACCTCACCCCTCAATGCATCGCGGTACGTCCGTCCCTCGTGCCCGGCGGCACGTGCCTCACGCTGGACGGCCTCTCGAAGTACTCCACCACCAGTCCGCCGAAGGGCACCCGAGGCCCCTCCAGGCGCGAATCCCTCAGTCGCTGGAGCAGCGCCACCGCCGAGTCCACGGCTTCATCCACGGCCCGGTTGATGCGCTCCTTCTCCCAATCCCCACCGCCCAGCACCTCCGCGGCGTCCACCAGACAGCGCCTCAGCGCGGAGAACTCCTCGTGCAGCGCACGCGCGCCCCGCTCGGGAGACAGGCGGAGGACCGCCTTCGTGCGGCTCCAGGGGCTCGTCTCGTCCCCCTCCAGCGACAGGCCCAGCTCGCGGATGAAGGGCTCCACCAGGCCGTCGAGCTGGCTCATGGGCGCCTGCAGCGTTTCCGTCTCGTGCCCCGTGAGCCGCATCCGGCGCCACAGCGCCGCGATTCGGTCTGGCTGCTGGCGGAAGAACCGCGCCAGCCCCGCTGCCCTACGTCCTCGCTCCGTCATGTCCGGTGCCTTCGCCATCGCTCCCTGAGCCATAGCAAGGCGGTTGCCAGCGGCCGGGGCCAAGCAGACCCAGGAAAATCAGGCGATTAGCGAGGCGGCCGACACCTGAACGGAGGTGGGCAGGTAAAATCTTCGGGGTCTGTCTTGTAGAGGTGCCCGGAGGGCCTGTTTGCGTCAGGGGCCCGACAGCTCAGTGCAGGGTGGGCTTGGGCACTCGGCCCTTGGACCCGTCGCCGTCCATGTCGACTGGCTCGCTGTCGTGCTCCGGCGCCACCGCGAAGTCTCCAGAAGGAGACTCGGCGTGGGGAGAGGCCTCGGGGTGCTCGGGCTCGGCGGGGGCGCTCTGCCAGTACACCTCTTGCGTGGGGAGCGGCGCGCCGGGGGCGGCCGACTCGGAGGCTTGCTGCTGCTGGGCCACGAGCATCAGTCGCAGCGCGGCCTCGTCCGCGGCTTCCTGGGCCGCCATCTCCGCCAGCCGGATGGCCTTCTGCCGCCGCCGCCGGGCATAGGCGGCCACACACAGCACGGAGGCCGTCAGCCACAGCAGCGCGGAGCTGGTGGTGAGCGGCAGCCAGCCGTAGCGGGCCGCGAGCCCCTCGCGCCAGCCATCCTCCTCCACATCCAGCGAGGTGCGGAACGCCTTGGCGAACGAGGTCTCGAAATGTTCGCCACGGCTGACCCCGTCCACCAGCTCGCGCATGGCCTGGGGGCCGTACCGGGCGGAGAGGTGCGCGACGAAGGCGGCGCTCTGGGCGTAGGCAATCTCCACGTCCGCGGGCCGGTCCGGCCACGAGCTGGACAGGCCCGTGAAGCGGAAGACACGCTCCTGGGTGACGGCGCGGAAGAGGGCGGAGTAGTGGGTGAGCGAGAAGCGCTCACCCGTCACGTTCTGCGCGACACCCTCCTGGAACCAGCGCGGCCAGCCTCGGGCGAGCTGCCCCAGCGCCACGTGTGCCAGCTCATGTCTCAGCGTCTGCTGCCCATCGGGCGCGTTGAGGCTGAGGGCGTCCAGCAGGATGATTTGATGCGCGGGGTAGGCGAGCGCCACGGCCCAGCCCGGAGGCCGGCCTCCGGGGAGCGCCAGGGCCTCGAACTCGTCGCGCCCGACGCCCAGCCGCACCTCCGTCATGCCGGGCCAGTCCCGCCCGAGGATCTGGCCGAAGCTGTCACGGACAGACTCAATCTGGGAGGCGAGCTCCTTCGCCGCTCCCGTGGCCTTCTCGGTGTGGAGGATGCGGAAGCGCCGCGTCGTCACCTCGCCCACGACCTGGGGTGGGCGGGCGTTCGGGACGAGCACCACCTTGTCCATCAGGGCTTCGTGCCCATGGGGATGGGGGCCGGAGCCTTCACCCAACTGCTGGGCCCACGCCCGGGGCATGGCCAGCAGCAACAGAAGCAGGACGAGCAGGTGGCGCATGCGGGGGCCTCGCTATCCCCCAGACATAACAGCCTCGGCCCGCGCCGCATCAACCCCTGCGACCTGGACTCGTTTTCTGCGCGATGCGTCACCCGCCAGGAGGGTGACCTGTCGCCGGGGCACTCCCAGCTTCTTGGCGAGGAACTCCAGGAGCGCGGCGTTGGCCTCTCCATCCACGGGAGGAGCCGCGAGCTGGATTTTCAACAGACCGTCATGCTCTCCCACGACGCGGGTGCGAGAGGCCCGAGGTTGGATGAGCAGGGCCAGCTCCACACCCTCCGGCAGGGCCTTCAGCCAGGGGACCGCCATGGGCTATTCGCCGACGTTGGTCTTCTTCTGGGACAGGTACGCGACGTTGTCCTCGACGCGCGCGTAGTCACGGTCCGCGAAGGCGGGGCTCTTGAAGGTCTCCAGCAGCTTCTGGTGCGCGTCCAGCACCGAGCGCACCTGCGACTCGAACTGCGTGCGCTGGCGCTTGAGCTCGTTGATGTCCTCGACGACCTGCACCAGCCGCTGGTGCGCGCCGTGGACGATCTTCTCCGCCTGGTGCTCGGCGTCCGCGATGATGATCTCCGCCTCCTTCTTCGCGGCGGACTGGAGGTCCTCGCTGATGCGCTGGGCGGTGACCATCGTCTCCTGGAGGGTGCGCTCGCGCTCCTGGTGCTGCTCAAGCTTGAGCTGCGTGCGCTTCAGCTCCTCCTTGAGCGCGATGTTCTCCTTCACCACTTCCTCGAACTCGCCGGCGATCAACTCGAGGTAGGCCTCGACTTCGCGGCGGGAGAAACCTCGCAGCGCCGTGTCGAACCGCTTCTGCCGGATGTCGAGCGGGGTGATCTTCATGCCCGCGAGTCTAGCGCAGGGGGGCGACTTCTCCAGGAAACGGCCCGAGACCCAGGGCGGTGGGCGCTTGCGCCACCTCCGAGTCGCGCTTGCCTGCCTGGCGGGTGGGGTGTCTCAGCGTGTCATGGGCGGTGCATCCCACTGCGCGGCGACGGCGCGGGCGGCGTTCTGCACGGCGGAGGAGAGGCGCGAGTCGGTGACCGCGTCCTGGACGGTGCGGCGCGCGGAGACCGTCCGCTGGAAGACAAGTCCATTGAGGGCCTGGATCTTCAAGGCGTCCGGCATGCGGGGGTGGCGCACGACGTTGCCCAGGAGCTCCTCCGCGCGAGGGTGCTGGAAGAGGGCCACCGCGCGCAGCACGGCCTGTTGGGTGCGGGGATTGGGGTCCCACAGATACGTGGCGAGCGAGTCCAGGGCGCGCGGGTCTCCGAGCAGTCCCAGGTCCTCCACGGCGATGGCGCGAATCTCCTCGGGGGCGGGGCGCGCGGCCCAGAGCAGGGCGCGCAGCAGGGCGGTGTCGTCCGGGGTGGCCACCCGAGGGGCCGCGGGGGGCTCCGGTGCGGGGCGTGGCGTCTCGGCGGCGGGCCGGGCCGGGGCGGGGGGCCGGGCCGGGGCGGCGGCGACGAGCAGCATTCCGGCGACGAGCAGGGGGCTCATGGCGTCGTTCTACCCCGAAAGCCCGGGGGCGGAGCGCGTTCCGGCGGGTCCCGTGGAGATTTTCTTGACGCGATCTCCCAACGTGGGACCTTGGCCGTGCTACAGGCGTGTTGCTGACGGGAGCAAGGGCTGATGAACGCGGCGGGTTCGAGCTGGCGGACACTGGAGAACGTCGAGGTGGAGTGCACCCACTGCGGCATCCGGATGACCCTTCAGATGGGGAACCGGGTTCGCTACTACCGGTGCTCGGGGTGCCACCGCTGGGTCTCCAGCACCTACACCGAGGTGCTCCGTGCGGACGCGAAGGTGCGCACCCACCCGGTGAAGGACTCCGGGGCGCAGGATGAGCGCTTCATCGAGGTGAAGGACCGGCTGGAGCGCTGGCTGTCCGCCATCGAGGACCAGGACCCGTACCACCTCCTGGGCGTGTCGCCGCTGGATTCCGCGGAGAAGGTGCGCGCGCGCTACCACGCGCTGGCGCTGGAGCGGCACCCGGACCGGGGCGGCTCCGTGGAGAAGATGCGCGAGCTGAACGTGGCCTACGAGCGCATCCTCCGGCACCAGCAGCGCAAGCGTCAGGAGGCGCTGACCGCGGGGGCTTCCGTGGCCTCGGCCTCGGCCCTGCCCGCGCGCAGCAGGTAGGCCCAGAACAGGCCTCCCAGGCCGAGCCCCAGCGCCGTCTTCGCCCAGGTGGGGAACAAGTCACCGGGCGACACGTAGCCCTCCACCACGCCGATGCAGGCGAGGAAGGGCGCGCAGCCCAGCACCAGCTTCACCGCTTCGCGCCCTCGCAGGGCCAGCGCCTGTCCCCGAGGGAGCTCCCCCGGGTCGACCAGGGCCTGGCCCACCATCAACCCCGCGCCTCCCGCGATGACGATGATGGACAGCTCCACCGGCCCATGCGCGGCGATGAAGTCCAACAGCCGCCCCGCCATGCCCTCGCGCGCGCACAGCGCGGTGATGGCGCCAATCTGCACGCCGTTGTTCACCAGCACGAACATGGTGCCCAGGCCGTAGAAGAGCCCCAGGGCGAAGGTGAGGATGGTGACGGTGAGGTTGTTGGTGGCGATGCCCGAGGACACCGTGTCGGGCGGTGCCACGGACAGGATGTCGTCCGTCCACATGCGGCCCTGGGCCACGTACTGACGGACGCCCGAGGGCACGAGCAGCTCCGCACCGCGAGGCTCCCACAGCACCACCAGCGCGCCCAGCAGCAGGCCCAGGATGAACAGCGCGCCGCTGGCGCCCACGTAGCGCAGCTCCCGGCGCAGCGTCCTGGGGAAGTCGCGGAGGAAGAACGCCCGGACCTGGGCCCACCGCTCGCGCGGTGGTTGGTAGATGGCGCCGTAGGCCCGCGCGCAGAGCTGGTTGAGGAAGCGGTGCGCGTCGGTGCCCGGATAGAACGTCTGCGCATGCGCCAGGTCGGACGCGGCGCGGCGGTACAGCGAGTCCAGCGTGCGCAGCTCTTGAAGCGTCAGCGTGCCTTCTCGCTGGCGCGCGAGCAGCGCCTCCAACGCATCCCAGTCCGCCCGGTGCTGGGCGACGAAGGTGGGCAGCGGGGCGGCCATCTCAGTGCTCCGCCCGCACGCGAGCCCGCAGGTAGGACTCCGTGGCCTCGGGGGAGGCGAGCACCGTGGCCTTCTCCTCGTCCGTGAGCCCACCCAGCTTCTCCACCAGCTTCGTGCCCATCCGGTGCCGGGCGTCGGGCTGCAGGCCGGGCGCGCGCGTCAGGAAGGCCAGCACCAGCTCCACTTCTTCCGGTGCCAGCGTCCGTCCCGTCGCCACGCTCGTACTCGCCTCGCCGGGGGCCGCCGCCGTGTACTTGTCCAGGTCGATGCGCTCATCGCGCACGAGCACCGTCCCGGCCAGCAGGTCCCCGAGCCGGCGGTGCTGCGGCGTCATCAGCATGCTGATGCAGCCGGTGGCGTAGAGGCCCGGAAGGAAGTCCACCGCGCGGCACAGGTTGCGAACCGCGCTCTCGAACAGGCCCACCGGAGCGCCATCCAGGCGCACCACCCGGATGCGCAGGGCCTTCTTGCCGGGTGTCTGCCCATGGAAGAAGACCTCTCCCACCGTCCAGTACAGCCACTGCGTCGCGAAGACACCCACCACCAGCAGCGTCTGGCCCAGGCCGGACAGCCCCTGGAACACCCCCAGCACGTCGGACACCAGCAGCGTGAAGACGAAGTAGGCCACCACCCAGAAGAAGAAGAGCAGGGTGGCGTCCACCAGCCACGCGAGGCAGCGGTATCCGATGCCTGCCACGGGGAGGGACAGCGCCACGCGCTCCGGCGTGGCCACGGCGAGTTGGGGTGTGGAGGCGGTGCTCATGTCCAGTGCCCAGCATACACGTCGGAGCCTCCCCGCCCGGGAATGCCTTCGGCCGAGATATTCACGTTGTTCGCGAATTAAACGCCTGTTGCGCGGCGGACATTCGCGTCCCCGCAGGGCGACGCGGGATATTGACTGTTGGACGCAAAAACGCTGTCGCGGTCGAGACAGCGATGACGAACCAACGGACGCGGTGGCTGAATCCAATCCGATTCGCGCACACTTGACACTCGCGTCCTGGGCGCCTTCGCCACCGCGCTTTCCCGGTGTTAGGGTATTGGGGACGTGGAACCAGGAATGGGGCTCCAGCGGAGGTGGGGCCCAGAAGGACGTCGCGAGTCGTGAGTAGTTGAAAGGAATCAGGGAGTCAGGTCTTACATCGATGGGCCGACCCCGGAGTGGTTCAGCGGACGTGAATGCACGACCATGAAGCGTCTTCCCGCTGACCTGAGTCTTCCGGAGGCCGGGAGCAGTCAACATAGAAGTCAAAAGTGATTCGCCATGGCGGCTGGGGGGCCTTCGCATGGCAAACAATCAAGCTGCGATTCGTGTATCCATTCTCGAGGGACCGTGGGCGGCGTGGGAGAACCTCGCCGATGGCCTTCGTGGTGAGGGAGTGGCGGTGACCTCGGTGACGAGGGACGTGCGCCTCTTCCTCGATGGGTTGGGAACCGATCCGCCGCAGGTGGCGGTGATGGATGTGGAGGGAGATAGCGAAGCGGCCGTGGGCTGCTCGGTGACGGAAGGCATCAACCTTCTCCGGGAGGCACGCAAGCGGCGGCTGGAGGTCCGCATGCTGTTGCTCTCGGCGGTGAGCGCTCCGGAGGTCATCTCCCAGTGCTTCGACGAAGGCGCCTCG
This window contains:
- a CDS encoding stage II sporulation protein M, with amino-acid sequence MAAPLPTFVAQHRADWDALEALLARQREGTLTLQELRTLDSLYRRAASDLAHAQTFYPGTDAHRFLNQLCARAYGAIYQPPRERWAQVRAFFLRDFPRTLRRELRYVGASGALFILGLLLGALVVLWEPRGAELLVPSGVRQYVAQGRMWTDDILSVAPPDTVSSGIATNNLTVTILTFALGLFYGLGTMFVLVNNGVQIGAITALCAREGMAGRLLDFIAAHGPVELSIIVIAGGAGLMVGQALVDPGELPRGQALALRGREAVKLVLGCAPFLACIGVVEGYVSPGDLFPTWAKTALGLGLGGLFWAYLLRAGRAEAEATEAPAVSAS
- the polA gene encoding DNA polymerase I, which codes for MADTSPPRSAPTLVLIDASGFIFRAYHAIPPLTTSKGVPTNAVLGFTRMVLKALRDLKPTHVALAFDKESRAERQKLDPNYKAHREGPPEDLVPQFGLIRRVAEALNLPVLEMPGWEADDVIGTLSQKARAEGFQVQVVTGDKDFIQIVDEDVRLFDPMKDVHTGPAEVKERLGIEPRQMRDYLALIGDAVDNVAKVPGIGPKTATELIQQFGDVDTLLSRLEEVKKPKIRDAIASHRESLLLARQLVSFKMDLPLDVRVAELTRKALDAAKARELFTELEFYALLKELPAQGASESASAEPAKEKPAPLATTTALVTTDAELKALAEAVRAAGSVSVIPAYEGMPFAAKLVGVGLALPDSTLHYVPLRHAVLGATQVRPEAFTAAMKGVLEDPAVKKGGHDLKALTLVLANEGIELGGAHDDVELLSYLLNPSRREHALVDLARERLASELPGLPPAAEGKRGKKDRALADHSPEELASGFAVRAEAARRLAPELWKELEEAKLAQLARELELPLLPVLARMERRGVSLDTQELARISVKVDAAVEAQVKEVYKHAGREFNIGSNPQLVQVLFTDLNLPIIKRGKTGPSADQEVLEKLAEEHPLPNAIIEYRSLSKLKSTYLDTLPTLVAADKRIHTTYHQAATATGRLSSTDPNLQNIPVRTELGREIRRAFVAAEGHQLVSADYSQVELRLLAHIADDPVLIEAFRHDEDVHSRTAAEVFGVAPDQVDREQRRVAKMVNFGIAYGLSPHGLSTRLGIPQETARDIIERYFTRYAGIRRYLEDTVNNARKTGYVETLYGRRRYMADLMSKNRAVAQAAERAAINMPIQGTAADLIKKAMLVVETELRAKGLRTVMLLQVHDELLLEAPDAEVEQVKGLVAAGMANVATLKVPLKVDVGSGRSWADAH
- a CDS encoding HEAT repeat domain-containing protein; its protein translation is MSPLLVAGMLLVAAAPARPPAPARPAAETPRPAPEPPAAPRVATPDDTALLRALLWAARPAPEEIRAIAVEDLGLLGDPRALDSLATYLWDPNPRTQQAVLRAVALFQHPRAEELLGNVVRHPRMPDALKIQALNGLVFQRTVSARRTVQDAVTDSRLSSAVQNAARAVAAQWDAPPMTR
- a CDS encoding peptidase MA family metallohydrolase, with the translated sequence MRHLLVLLLLLLAMPRAWAQQLGEGSGPHPHGHEALMDKVVLVPNARPPQVVGEVTTRRFRILHTEKATGAAKELASQIESVRDSFGQILGRDWPGMTEVRLGVGRDEFEALALPGGRPPGWAVALAYPAHQIILLDALSLNAPDGQQTLRHELAHVALGQLARGWPRWFQEGVAQNVTGERFSLTHYSALFRAVTQERVFRFTGLSSSWPDRPADVEIAYAQSAAFVAHLSARYGPQAMRELVDGVSRGEHFETSFAKAFRTSLDVEEDGWREGLAARYGWLPLTTSSALLWLTASVLCVAAYARRRRQKAIRLAEMAAQEAADEAALRLMLVAQQQQASESAAPGAPLPTQEVYWQSAPAEPEHPEASPHAESPSGDFAVAPEHDSEPVDMDGDGSKGRVPKPTLH
- a CDS encoding DUF167 domain-containing protein, which codes for MAVPWLKALPEGVELALLIQPRASRTRVVGEHDGLLKIQLAAPPVDGEANAALLEFLAKKLGVPRRQVTLLAGDASRRKRVQVAGVDAARAEAVMSGG
- a CDS encoding RDD family protein; protein product: MSTASTPQLAVATPERVALSLPVAGIGYRCLAWLVDATLLFFFWVVAYFVFTLLVSDVLGVFQGLSGLGQTLLVVGVFATQWLYWTVGEVFFHGQTPGKKALRIRVVRLDGAPVGLFESAVRNLCRAVDFLPGLYATGCISMLMTPQHRRLGDLLAGTVLVRDERIDLDKYTAAAPGEASTSVATGRTLAPEEVELVLAFLTRAPGLQPDARHRMGTKLVEKLGGLTDEEKATVLASPEATESYLRARVRAEH
- a CDS encoding DivIVA domain-containing protein; amino-acid sequence: MKITPLDIRQKRFDTALRGFSRREVEAYLELIAGEFEEVVKENIALKEELKRTQLKLEQHQERERTLQETMVTAQRISEDLQSAAKKEAEIIIADAEHQAEKIVHGAHQRLVQVVEDINELKRQRTQFESQVRSVLDAHQKLLETFKSPAFADRDYARVEDNVAYLSQKKTNVGE
- a CDS encoding J domain-containing protein, with product MNAAGSSWRTLENVEVECTHCGIRMTLQMGNRVRYYRCSGCHRWVSSTYTEVLRADAKVRTHPVKDSGAQDERFIEVKDRLERWLSAIEDQDPYHLLGVSPLDSAEKVRARYHALALERHPDRGGSVEKMRELNVAYERILRHQQRKRQEALTAGASVASASALPARSR